In Bacillus cereus ATCC 14579, a single window of DNA contains:
- a CDS encoding DUF2278 family protein has translation MTLKNYGVLKGTVIQSEIGKGKTPHYQVHLQGETGVDYRIAINVKSQSYPSEVLYFASNNIKSEAIHILPTLPFGFTEIKNNEPKVALDYIRGNLFDSNQMIPLPPEKAGADNDLNEKIERYIKRAIEEKAIIYAFGERWGPEENTPDSYFHFKPGNGIHDIHMNQGNVEKWQGDDGIWQDGGILIHFEKEEEWIGIFLAFQSQSWCTDEEGHARVPVEHCDYKGNIK, from the coding sequence ATGACCCTAAAAAACTACGGTGTGTTAAAAGGTACAGTTATACAATCAGAGATTGGAAAAGGGAAAACACCTCATTATCAAGTTCATTTACAGGGCGAGACAGGAGTAGATTATCGTATTGCAATTAACGTAAAGTCACAAAGTTATCCATCAGAAGTTTTATATTTTGCGAGTAACAATATTAAGTCAGAGGCGATTCATATTTTACCGACATTACCATTCGGTTTTACAGAAATAAAAAACAATGAACCGAAAGTAGCTTTAGATTATATAAGAGGAAATCTATTTGACTCAAATCAAATGATTCCTTTACCTCCCGAAAAAGCAGGAGCAGATAATGATTTAAATGAAAAAATAGAACGTTATATAAAACGAGCGATAGAAGAAAAAGCAATTATTTACGCATTTGGTGAAAGATGGGGACCAGAAGAAAATACACCAGATTCCTATTTTCATTTCAAACCAGGAAACGGTATACATGATATTCATATGAATCAAGGGAATGTAGAAAAATGGCAAGGTGATGATGGCATATGGCAAGACGGAGGAATACTCATTCACTTTGAAAAGGAAGAAGAATGGATTGGTATCTTTCTGGCATTCCAATCACAGTCATGGTGTACCGATGAAGAAGGGCATGCTCGTGTGCCTGTTGAGCATTGTGATTATAAGGGGAATATAAAATAA
- a CDS encoding zinc ribbon domain-containing protein — MKCPSCHTGNAAEAKFCGNCGHSLTEEVVASSGQEEGPEQAKEARPNETVEQAKRFASGYFQFFKHALQAPTAIMKSGAIEVRNGIVSLVLICFLGACIFYRMMSAASAVTRTFAPDISTPTFFGESITVFFFLLILTLFVGFIIFVSGKMMKSSFSFLEVFGIWGTIATPTIVILVLSFLFSFLLIFFLPILLSVAATYIGISITVAVLKLDNGGLDLVYTLIIANVLIGIATFMVLWSYISTIIQALTKGITGF; from the coding sequence ATGAAATGTCCGTCATGTCATACAGGAAATGCAGCGGAGGCAAAGTTTTGCGGGAATTGTGGACATTCGTTAACGGAAGAAGTAGTGGCAAGTAGTGGCCAAGAAGAAGGGCCGGAACAAGCAAAGGAAGCTCGGCCAAATGAAACGGTAGAGCAAGCGAAGCGGTTCGCGAGCGGCTATTTTCAATTTTTTAAACATGCATTACAAGCACCGACAGCGATTATGAAAAGCGGCGCTATTGAAGTGCGAAATGGAATTGTAAGCCTTGTTCTTATTTGTTTTTTAGGAGCATGTATTTTTTATAGAATGATGAGTGCAGCATCAGCAGTTACGAGAACATTTGCACCAGATATATCTACTCCCACGTTTTTTGGAGAATCTATAACGGTCTTTTTCTTTTTATTAATTTTAACTTTATTTGTCGGATTTATTATTTTTGTAAGTGGTAAGATGATGAAATCGTCTTTTTCGTTTCTTGAAGTATTTGGTATATGGGGAACGATAGCGACGCCGACTATTGTCATATTAGTCCTTTCTTTTCTTTTTAGTTTCTTATTAATCTTTTTCTTACCTATATTATTATCCGTAGCTGCAACTTATATAGGGATTAGTATAACTGTAGCCGTATTAAAGCTAGACAATGGCGGATTAGATCTTGTTTACACACTTATTATTGCAAATGTTTTAATTGGAATTGCAACGTTCATGGTACTTTGGTCTTACATTAGTACGATAATTCAAGCCTTAACAAAGGGAATAACTGGCTTCTAA
- a CDS encoding TcaA 3rd/4th domain-containing protein yields MNVCTKCGAQFEDGVQFCQNCGSKRGRPVVKKNMSGGTKVGITLLALFVIVIIGLYLYGASYYTQVAQVDRMITILQERDGEKLAEIVTADDPSVMITRESLTPLFSYIKENPSYVNELKGYLRQGEKQRDGIERVDFSLTKDGKYFFIFDRYKLKAKTYYTTLLTNEKGVSLKMNGKEIDKTDDKKFEKQYGPFLPGNQVFQSDYKNDYVKLSREEKVVLMKQSQYNVTIDLTLQGQYITVQTNAPGATLYVNQKPVTALAGEEITWGPVATDGSATIYLERNGESGRETTQVETITTLSSYNLPFQKKSTEKTVVYNVTPTPATGHVYNGFIFPDSDIRKLTSADLTYLSKEQLKIARNEIYARHGHIFQTKDMQAYFAKQSWYRENPYFKGTLTDIETYNIELIKSRE; encoded by the coding sequence ATGAATGTATGTACAAAGTGCGGAGCTCAGTTTGAAGATGGTGTGCAATTTTGTCAAAACTGCGGGTCGAAGAGGGGACGTCCTGTAGTAAAGAAGAACATGAGCGGTGGTACAAAAGTTGGCATTACACTGTTAGCACTATTCGTTATAGTGATTATTGGATTGTATTTGTACGGAGCATCGTATTATACGCAGGTGGCACAAGTAGACCGGATGATTACGATTTTACAAGAGAGGGATGGAGAGAAATTAGCTGAGATCGTTACGGCAGATGATCCATCGGTTATGATAACGAGAGAGAGTTTAACGCCTCTATTTTCATATATAAAAGAAAATCCATCTTACGTAAATGAATTAAAAGGATATTTGAGACAAGGTGAAAAACAACGGGACGGAATAGAAAGAGTTGATTTTTCATTAACGAAAGACGGAAAGTATTTCTTTATATTTGATCGATATAAATTGAAAGCGAAGACGTACTATACAACTTTGCTTACAAATGAAAAAGGCGTATCGTTAAAAATGAATGGAAAAGAAATTGATAAGACAGATGACAAAAAGTTTGAGAAGCAATATGGGCCATTTCTTCCGGGAAATCAAGTGTTTCAATCAGATTATAAAAATGACTATGTAAAATTATCTCGTGAGGAAAAGGTTGTACTTATGAAACAAAGCCAATATAACGTAACGATAGATTTAACGTTGCAAGGTCAATATATTACAGTTCAAACGAACGCGCCTGGTGCAACATTGTACGTAAATCAAAAACCGGTTACAGCGCTGGCAGGAGAAGAAATTACATGGGGGCCTGTAGCGACTGATGGAAGTGCGACGATTTATTTAGAACGAAATGGAGAAAGCGGACGAGAAACGACACAAGTAGAGACGATAACGACACTTTCGTCTTATAATCTTCCATTCCAAAAGAAAAGTACAGAAAAAACAGTTGTTTATAATGTTACTCCAACGCCCGCGACTGGGCATGTATATAATGGTTTCATCTTTCCTGATAGTGATATTCGAAAATTAACGAGTGCAGATTTAACATATTTATCGAAAGAGCAGTTGAAAATTGCTAGAAATGAAATATATGCAAGGCATGGACATATTTTTCAAACGAAAGATATGCAAGCGTATTTTGCAAAACAGTCTTGGTATAGAGAAAATCCTTATTTTAAAGGAACGTTAACAGATATTGAAACTTATAATATTGAACTAATCAAATCAAGAGAATAG
- a CDS encoding FAD-dependent oxidoreductase, with amino-acid sequence MNYVIIGGDAAGMSATMQIVTNDENANVVTLEKGEIYSYAQCGLPYVISGAIASTEKLIAHNVKTFRDKYGIDAKVRHEVTKVDTEKKMVYAEHTKTKDVFEFPYDRLLIATGVRPVMPEWEGRELQGVHLLKTIPDAERILKTLETNKVEDVTIIGGGAIGLEMAETFVELGKKVRMIERNDHIGTIYDADMAEYIHKEADKHHIEILTNENVKAFKGNERVEAIETDKGTYKADLVLVSVGVKPNTDFLEGTNIRKNHKGAIEVNAYMQTNVQDVYAAGDCATHYHVIKEIHDHIPLGTTANKQGRLAGLNMLDKRRAFKGTLGTGIIKFMDLTLARTGLNEKEAKGLHIPYKTVKVDSTNMAGYYPNAKPLYLKLLYRSDTKQLLGGQVIGEEGVDKRIDVIAMALFNKMSIHDLEDVDLSYAPPYNSVWDPIQQAARRAE; translated from the coding sequence GTGAACTATGTCATTATTGGCGGAGATGCAGCTGGTATGAGTGCAACTATGCAAATTGTTACAAACGATGAAAATGCAAATGTTGTGACGCTAGAAAAAGGTGAAATTTATTCGTACGCACAGTGTGGGTTACCGTATGTCATTAGTGGTGCTATCGCTTCAACGGAAAAGTTAATCGCGCATAATGTAAAGACGTTTCGTGATAAATACGGAATTGATGCGAAAGTACGACATGAAGTAACGAAAGTAGATACGGAAAAGAAAATGGTATACGCAGAGCATACGAAGACGAAGGATGTCTTTGAATTTCCATATGATCGATTATTAATTGCGACTGGAGTGCGTCCTGTTATGCCAGAATGGGAAGGACGGGAATTACAAGGCGTTCATCTTTTAAAAACAATTCCTGATGCTGAGCGCATATTAAAAACGCTAGAAACGAATAAAGTTGAAGATGTAACGATTATTGGCGGTGGCGCAATCGGACTGGAGATGGCAGAAACATTCGTCGAACTTGGTAAGAAAGTAAGAATGATTGAGCGAAATGATCATATCGGTACGATTTATGATGCAGATATGGCAGAGTACATACATAAAGAAGCAGATAAGCATCATATTGAAATTTTAACGAATGAAAATGTAAAAGCGTTTAAAGGGAATGAACGAGTAGAAGCAATTGAAACGGATAAAGGTACGTATAAAGCAGATCTTGTTTTAGTGTCGGTAGGAGTGAAGCCAAATACTGATTTTCTTGAAGGGACAAATATACGTAAGAATCATAAAGGGGCAATTGAAGTAAATGCATATATGCAAACGAATGTGCAAGACGTATATGCAGCTGGTGATTGCGCAACACATTACCACGTTATAAAGGAAATTCATGATCATATCCCGCTCGGAACGACTGCCAATAAACAAGGCCGACTTGCTGGACTGAATATGCTTGATAAACGAAGAGCATTTAAAGGTACGTTAGGTACAGGCATTATTAAATTTATGGATTTGACGCTTGCAAGAACAGGATTAAATGAAAAAGAAGCGAAAGGGCTACACATCCCGTATAAAACAGTCAAAGTAGATTCGACTAATATGGCGGGCTATTATCCAAATGCGAAACCACTTTACTTGAAATTACTATACCGTTCCGACACGAAACAATTATTAGGCGGACAAGTAATTGGAGAAGAAGGTGTAGATAAACGGATTGATGTAATCGCAATGGCACTCTTCAATAAAATGAGCATTCACGATTTAGAAGATGTCGACTTAAGTTATGCCCCACCATATAACAGCGTTTGGGATCCAATTCAGCAAGCGGCAAGGAGAGCGGAATAG
- a CDS encoding DUF3908 family protein translates to MAINMKTIEEWIAESNARHEEDFGHVVEEMKEVCVGLDNATLIYTKNVFCFGKKVEVFFFFQDHVVIGQEKDEYVEIEKLKYDAITNSNLKTNDKNTTLELKFANGQSINLDSLNDNYGTKNWLFARQIKSIFKLI, encoded by the coding sequence ATGGCAATTAACATGAAAACAATCGAAGAATGGATTGCTGAATCAAATGCAAGACATGAAGAAGACTTTGGACACGTTGTGGAAGAAATGAAAGAAGTATGTGTCGGACTTGATAACGCGACATTAATTTATACGAAAAATGTATTTTGTTTCGGTAAAAAAGTAGAAGTATTTTTCTTCTTCCAAGACCATGTCGTGATTGGACAAGAAAAAGACGAATATGTTGAGATTGAAAAATTAAAGTATGATGCCATTACAAATAGTAACTTAAAAACAAATGACAAAAATACTACGTTAGAATTAAAGTTTGCTAACGGACAATCTATCAATTTAGATAGTTTAAATGATAACTACGGTACGAAAAATTGGTTATTTGCTAGACAAATTAAGAGTATTTTTAAGTTAATCTAG
- a CDS encoding SagB family peptide dehydrogenase — protein MQLNTFLHHLHFSIDEIMPNHEVDWKDAPLPYKLYRNVPTIPLSLEIPLSLSNSSTTPTLNEIGHYLWYSFGVTQLCQLNSGRNVLRRSIPSGGALYPNELYIYLKIDDYPDGIYHYDAAHHRLILLREGNFDSYLADALGNRCNIHDCFGAAFVSTMFWKNFFKYNNFSYRLQGLDSGVLIGQLLECAKQFGYTNGVYFQFLDRALNHLLGLSEGEESVYAVIPLSTEPETNWFHNDYHENKTVTSHELLQQIPPLAHEHFVRSKHVDEYPMITKINEASMIESTAHFQTLAHEEHYQYHEHAVQLPKVERLSYDFLQLCRKRYSPDADFTLTKWDAAELATLLQEASLSLPYSNDLDGKYINENARVSLYGCFYNVKDIKNGAYTYNSKTHSIQPLRYGDLRYPLQSSMTMDNVNLFQVSLCLHVVGKKDYYTNALGYRGYRIHQMEAGILVHKLVFAATAMGMGGHPLLSFDTNSCDQLYGIDAGNETSLIQVPVGAYRARNWLKGALHN, from the coding sequence ATGCAGCTAAATACTTTTTTACATCATCTCCATTTCTCTATCGATGAAATTATGCCAAATCATGAGGTGGACTGGAAAGACGCACCGCTTCCTTATAAATTATATCGAAATGTACCTACCATCCCGCTCTCCTTAGAAATCCCGTTATCTTTATCGAACTCTTCTACTACACCTACTCTAAATGAGATTGGTCACTACCTTTGGTATTCATTTGGTGTAACACAATTATGTCAGCTAAATAGCGGGAGAAATGTATTACGTAGATCCATTCCTTCAGGCGGTGCCTTATACCCGAATGAATTGTATATCTATTTAAAGATTGACGATTATCCAGACGGCATTTACCATTATGACGCCGCGCATCACCGGCTTATTTTACTTCGCGAAGGAAATTTCGATTCTTATTTAGCAGACGCACTCGGTAATCGCTGTAATATACATGATTGTTTCGGTGCCGCATTCGTATCCACTATGTTTTGGAAAAACTTCTTTAAATACAATAACTTTTCATATCGCCTTCAAGGATTAGATAGCGGGGTTCTCATTGGACAATTACTTGAATGTGCAAAACAGTTCGGTTATACGAACGGCGTATACTTTCAATTTCTAGACCGTGCACTGAACCATTTACTCGGATTGTCAGAAGGTGAAGAAAGTGTGTATGCCGTTATTCCTTTAAGTACAGAGCCAGAAACTAATTGGTTTCACAATGATTACCATGAAAATAAAACAGTTACTTCTCATGAGTTGTTGCAACAAATTCCGCCGCTCGCACATGAACATTTCGTTCGCTCAAAACATGTAGATGAATATCCGATGATAACAAAAATAAATGAAGCTTCTATGATCGAATCGACAGCACACTTCCAAACACTAGCTCATGAAGAGCACTATCAATATCATGAGCATGCTGTACAACTGCCGAAAGTAGAGCGTTTATCTTATGATTTCTTACAACTTTGCAGAAAACGGTATTCCCCTGATGCTGACTTTACTTTAACGAAATGGGATGCAGCCGAGCTCGCTACTTTACTACAAGAAGCGAGCCTCTCCCTCCCTTATTCCAACGACCTTGATGGTAAGTATATAAATGAAAATGCGCGCGTCTCATTATATGGATGTTTCTATAATGTAAAAGATATAAAAAACGGCGCTTACACTTATAACAGTAAAACGCATTCCATACAACCACTTCGATATGGGGACCTTCGTTATCCTCTTCAATCTAGTATGACGATGGATAACGTAAACCTTTTTCAAGTATCACTTTGCCTACATGTAGTTGGAAAGAAAGATTATTATACAAATGCATTAGGCTATAGAGGGTATCGTATTCATCAAATGGAAGCAGGTATACTTGTTCATAAACTCGTTTTTGCAGCGACCGCGATGGGGATGGGCGGGCATCCTTTACTTAGTTTTGATACAAATTCATGTGATCAATTGTACGGAATAGATGCTGGGAATGAAACGTCTCTTATTCAAGTTCCAGTTGGGGCGTATCGGGCGCGGAATTGGTTAAAAGGGGCTTTGCATAATTAG
- a CDS encoding TOMM precursor leader peptide-binding protein has product MTQNILLIGDGLLADYVHDQLCKQYSIIRQHTLPEVLPENIHLALVLHDGSPSTIHHDAELIFRSNHIPWLRGFTSFGEGIIGPYIHPLTPGCSHCSDGRRFIAGFDQKEMWELQRKYAFKADDVTRRDVRATQNGMLQMCHLICAETEKILTHNHSSLENELILLNLQTLQCTRHSFLPDPLCPVCSNLPNDTADAAEISLQPSLKVSTETYRCRSIHELNTFLTRDYLDYRVGMLNGKMQHSLLPFADVIINMPLMFGNEGVAGRTHSFAVSEATAILEGLERYCGMSPRGKKTNVHGSFHDLEEHALNPLSLGVHTNEHYNRDNFPFKPFDPDYEQNWVWGYSLSQNRPLLVPESIAYYSLGHRDAFVYETSNGCAIGGSLEEAIFHGILEIVERDAFLLTWYAELPLPRLDLSSANDTELQLMIQRLRTITGYELHAFNATMEHGIPSLWVIAKNTRENGMNVVCAGGAHLDPIRALKSAIQEIAGMLLITDDELEHKREYYEKCLQDPYFVNKMEDHSMLYGLKETEERLHFLLREDAPVQMFQEMNVSQSFDMDLTSDLHQLLNRLHQSDLEVIVVDQTVPLIEKNGLHCVKVIIPGMLPMTFGHHLTRVTGLDRVYTIPMTLGYTDEPLTNEKLNPHPHPFP; this is encoded by the coding sequence ATGACTCAAAATATATTGCTTATAGGAGATGGCCTTCTTGCAGACTATGTACATGATCAATTATGCAAACAATATTCCATCATTCGTCAGCATACCCTTCCAGAAGTACTTCCTGAAAATATTCATCTCGCTCTCGTATTACATGACGGATCTCCTTCTACTATTCATCATGACGCTGAGCTAATTTTTCGGTCAAATCATATTCCATGGCTACGTGGTTTTACTTCATTTGGCGAAGGTATTATCGGTCCTTACATTCATCCTCTTACGCCCGGATGTTCCCATTGTTCTGATGGACGCCGTTTTATCGCTGGCTTTGACCAAAAAGAAATGTGGGAACTACAGCGGAAATATGCCTTTAAAGCAGATGATGTAACGAGGCGTGATGTACGTGCCACCCAAAATGGAATGTTACAAATGTGCCATCTTATTTGCGCAGAAACAGAAAAAATATTAACTCATAACCATTCTTCTTTAGAAAATGAACTTATTTTACTAAACTTACAAACATTACAATGTACGCGGCATTCTTTTCTTCCAGATCCTCTCTGTCCTGTATGTAGTAATTTACCTAATGATACTGCGGATGCGGCGGAAATTTCTTTACAACCGAGTTTAAAAGTAAGCACCGAAACGTATCGCTGCCGTTCCATTCATGAATTAAACACATTTTTAACGAGAGACTATTTAGATTATCGGGTCGGTATGTTGAACGGCAAAATGCAGCATTCATTATTACCATTCGCTGACGTCATTATAAACATGCCATTAATGTTCGGAAATGAAGGTGTTGCAGGCCGAACTCATTCATTTGCAGTGAGTGAAGCAACTGCTATTTTAGAAGGTTTAGAACGATATTGCGGGATGTCGCCTCGCGGGAAAAAGACAAATGTGCATGGTAGTTTTCATGATTTAGAAGAACACGCACTAAATCCCCTCTCGCTCGGTGTACATACAAATGAACATTACAATCGTGATAATTTTCCATTTAAACCGTTTGATCCTGATTATGAGCAAAACTGGGTATGGGGATATTCTTTATCACAAAACAGACCGCTTTTAGTTCCTGAATCAATTGCTTATTATAGCCTCGGTCATCGAGACGCTTTCGTATATGAAACATCAAATGGATGTGCAATTGGCGGTAGTTTAGAAGAAGCGATTTTTCACGGCATTTTAGAAATTGTAGAGCGTGATGCCTTCTTACTCACTTGGTATGCAGAATTACCTCTTCCCCGCCTTGATCTGAGTTCAGCAAATGATACAGAATTACAATTAATGATTCAGCGGTTACGTACGATTACCGGATATGAATTACACGCTTTTAACGCGACGATGGAACACGGCATCCCTAGCTTATGGGTAATTGCAAAAAATACGCGTGAAAATGGAATGAACGTTGTTTGTGCAGGAGGCGCTCATTTAGATCCTATTCGAGCTTTAAAAAGTGCCATTCAAGAAATAGCAGGCATGTTACTTATAACAGACGATGAGCTCGAGCACAAAAGAGAATACTACGAAAAATGCTTACAAGATCCTTATTTCGTTAATAAAATGGAAGACCATAGTATGCTGTATGGATTGAAAGAAACGGAAGAACGTCTTCACTTCCTTTTACGAGAAGATGCACCGGTGCAAATGTTCCAAGAAATGAATGTATCACAATCATTTGATATGGATTTAACATCCGATCTCCACCAACTTTTAAATCGTTTGCATCAATCTGACCTTGAAGTAATCGTTGTAGATCAAACCGTTCCCCTTATAGAAAAGAACGGACTACACTGTGTAAAAGTTATTATTCCAGGTATGTTACCGATGACGTTCGGACACCATCTTACTCGGGTTACAGGACTGGACCGGGTATATACCATACCGATGACACTTGGATATACAGACGAACCTTTAACAAATGAAAAATTAAATCCACATCCACATCCGTTTCCATAG
- a CDS encoding putative thiazole-containing bacteriocin maturation protein encodes MNNLPIHAKLKVNKDTFFLPDSNGGVYFRNNASSFRMDGDGIYDWIEKLMPMFNGNYSLAEITDGLPLPYQNRVFEIGEILYENGFVRDANQDAPHELNSTLLDRYASQIEFLEADSHSGALKFETYRGANVLVLGSGDMLTSLVSSLLESGLPTFHYLVTDRDETNYDRIHELIERAYEVDNSVLLQEIDTTIDRPLHEVFEPFDWILYVSQNGDIDGLKTVHTICRETKKNFIPAICLSTLGIAGPVVMENRDECWESAWHRLHETTLQNENSSDSFSQITSAMLANVIVFELFKHVADDSYREKEAQFFLLNYETLEGTWHPFIKHPLATDESFTIDTIENLSEKLEHRYGQHTSTDIFRFFDSLTSKEAGIFHVWDEQDSYQLPLSQCYIQVATPLSDGPAPLLPLMTCSGLTHNEARREAGLTGIETYVAEIIHRLIPEHNDIGIGAGETMTEGFYRALQQHLNNKLYERQSHMLEELTTIDLTDIHDKHCRFYYDALATIHETPKIAMSEEILSFPVIWVGINDRWYGASNINMTLALRNALQLSLLHIQSEETPYRANILPESSIILYDTDSFRVEIQAEEEIPSVQSLQLALQHLEEHNFYPFVFDLAIEPFLKENLDGVYGVLIAKEDGL; translated from the coding sequence ATGAATAACCTTCCAATTCATGCAAAACTTAAAGTAAATAAGGATACTTTCTTCCTCCCCGATTCAAACGGGGGTGTCTATTTTCGAAATAACGCCAGTTCATTTCGCATGGACGGTGATGGAATTTATGACTGGATTGAAAAATTAATGCCAATGTTTAACGGGAATTATTCTTTAGCAGAAATAACCGATGGCCTCCCTCTCCCCTATCAAAACCGTGTATTTGAAATTGGAGAGATTTTATATGAAAATGGTTTCGTGCGTGATGCAAATCAAGATGCACCTCATGAATTAAACAGTACATTACTCGACAGATATGCTTCGCAAATTGAATTTTTAGAAGCCGATTCTCATTCAGGTGCTTTAAAATTCGAAACGTACCGCGGAGCAAATGTCCTTGTACTTGGTTCTGGGGATATGCTCACTTCCTTAGTTTCTTCTTTATTAGAATCTGGTTTACCTACATTTCATTACCTCGTTACAGATCGAGATGAAACAAACTATGACAGAATACATGAGCTAATAGAACGTGCATATGAAGTTGATAACAGTGTACTCCTTCAAGAAATCGATACTACAATTGACCGTCCCTTACATGAAGTATTCGAACCTTTTGATTGGATTTTATATGTTTCTCAAAATGGAGACATTGACGGTTTAAAAACAGTTCACACTATTTGTAGAGAAACGAAAAAGAATTTTATACCAGCTATTTGTTTATCAACACTCGGTATAGCTGGACCTGTCGTAATGGAAAATCGTGATGAATGCTGGGAATCCGCATGGCATCGGCTACATGAAACGACTTTGCAAAATGAAAATTCATCGGATTCCTTCTCACAAATTACATCTGCCATGTTAGCAAATGTAATCGTTTTTGAATTGTTTAAACATGTCGCGGATGATTCTTATCGTGAAAAAGAAGCACAATTCTTTTTATTAAACTATGAAACACTTGAAGGAACGTGGCATCCTTTTATAAAACACCCTCTTGCAACTGATGAAAGTTTTACAATTGATACGATAGAAAATCTTTCTGAAAAACTTGAGCATCGGTATGGCCAACATACTTCAACTGATATATTCCGCTTTTTCGACTCATTAACTTCTAAAGAAGCCGGTATATTCCATGTATGGGATGAACAAGATTCATATCAATTACCGTTATCACAGTGCTATATTCAAGTAGCCACTCCACTATCAGATGGCCCAGCTCCCCTTCTGCCTCTTATGACTTGCAGTGGATTGACTCATAATGAAGCACGCCGAGAAGCCGGTTTAACAGGAATTGAAACATATGTAGCAGAAATCATTCACCGCCTTATTCCTGAACATAACGATATCGGTATCGGTGCTGGAGAAACGATGACAGAAGGATTTTACCGGGCACTACAACAACATTTAAACAATAAACTGTATGAGCGGCAGTCACATATGCTAGAAGAACTTACAACGATTGATTTAACTGATATTCACGATAAACATTGTAGATTTTATTACGATGCTCTTGCTACAATTCATGAAACACCTAAAATTGCAATGAGTGAAGAGATTCTCAGTTTTCCAGTCATTTGGGTTGGTATAAATGATAGATGGTACGGTGCATCTAATATTAATATGACGTTAGCCTTACGGAACGCACTACAACTATCACTGCTCCACATTCAAAGTGAAGAGACTCCTTACAGAGCTAATATCTTGCCTGAATCATCTATTATTTTATATGACACGGATTCTTTTAGAGTGGAAATACAAGCGGAAGAAGAAATTCCAAGTGTGCAATCTTTACAGCTTGCCTTACAGCATTTAGAAGAACATAATTTTTATCCCTTCGTGTTTGATTTAGCAATCGAACCATTTTTGAAAGAAAACTTAGACGGTGTGTATGGGGTATTAATTGCAAAGGAGGACGGTCTATGA